TTGACGGTGCCGCTGCTCGTCGTGAGGGACCCCGCGCCGCTGGAGGCCTGGGCTCGCGGCGAGCGCCCGTTGAAGGTGCTGCTGGGCGTGGACCGCTCGCTGCCCTTCGAGGCCGCGCGGGATTGGGTGCTGGCGCTGGGCAAAGGCGGCCCGCTGGACGTGGTGGGCGGGCGCGTCTACTGGCCCGAGGAAGAGGCCCGCCGGCTGGGGCTGAACCAGCGCATGGACTACGGCGAGGCCTCGCCGGAGCTGCGGCAGGCGCTGGAGCGCGAGAGCGCGGACCTGGTGGCGCCGCTGGCCCAAGCGGGCGGGAGGTCCGTGCGCCTCCGCGTGGAGCCGGGTGTGGGGCGCATCGCCGACCATCTGGTGGAGCTGGCCGACCAGGAGCATGTGGACCTCCTGGTGGTGGGCACGCACCACCGCAAGGCGCTGGGGCGGTTGTGGAGCGTGTCGCGGCATGCGCTGCGGCTGGCGCGGATGTCGGTGGTGTGCGTGCCCACGCAGGCGCTGTCGGTGGGCGCGGAGACGCCGCTGCCGGAGTACCGGGAGGTGATGGTGACCACGGACTTCTCGGAGACGGGCAACCGCGCGGTGGCGCATGCCTTCGCCCTGGCGGCGCCGGGGGGCACCGTGCACCTGGTGCATGCCACCGAGTCGAAGCCGTCGCTGGAGGAGGAGGCGCGGCTTCGCGAGCAGCTCTCCACGCTGGTGCCCAAGGCCGCGCGGGACCGGAACGTGCGACTGGAGATTGTCCCGGGCGGCAAGGACGTGGTGGCAACGCTGGCGCAGACGGCCGAGCGGCTGGGCGTGGGCGCCATCGTCATGGGCACCCATGGCCGGTCGGGCTGGAAGCGCGCGGTGCTCGGCTCGGTGACGCAGTCCATGCTCGTGCACACGGACCGGCCGGTGCTGCTGGTGCGCGCTCCGGGGGCGTGAGCGTGGGCCGCGGTGGACGCCTTGCTAGTGGGCGTCCACATCCACGTAGGCGCGCCGGGCCAGCACGGACACGAGGCGGCCCTCCGGCATCACGTAGGCGGTGAGCTTGCCGCCGTACACGCAGCCGGAGTCCAACCCCACGGCGTGCGGATGGCGCTGGATGCCCCGCATGGCGTCGTGGCCGAAGATGACCAGCTCGGGGCCGGTCCAGAGGCTGGCCCAGGGCGCGCCCGCGTCCACGCGCTTCGAGGGCGTTCCGTCCGGCAGGATGCTGCGCAGGTTGAGCAGCTCGTCCTCCTTCTGGGCTTCCAACGGCACGCCCGGCACCAGGCCGCCGTGGACCGCCACCACGTTCAGCTCCGGGAAGCAGCGGTAGAGCGGCTGGGCTTCCAGCCACGCCCAATCCTCGGGCGTCAGGGTGTCCAGCACCTGCTGATGCTCGGGCTTCAGCTTCTTGCCGCGCGGCGCCCGGCCCGCGTGCCAGCGCAGCACGTGGGCGTCATGGTTGCCCCTCACCGCGAGAAAGCCGCGCTCCCGCGCGCGACGCACCACGCCAGCGGAGTCCGGGCCCTTCGCCACCAGGTCGCCCACCAGCACCACGCGGTCGCCAGGCTGCCAGTCGCACCGGGCCAGCAGCGCGTCCAGTTCCTCCGCGCACCCGTGCACGTCCCCGATGAAGAGCGTTCGCATCCACTCTTCCTTTAATGCGCTTTGCCCGCGTCCGGAAACCCTCTGTCGGCTGTCTGGCGCTCCAGGCGCTGGCGCGGCGGGGATGTGTGCGGGCCTGGGCAGGCCGGTCCGCCCAAGCCGCCGTCCGCCTGCTTCAGACGCGGGCGGGTGTGGCGTGCCGGCCGCGCCTGGCGCATGGCCCGCGCATTGCTGGTATGGCTGGGGACCGTGGCGGAGGTGAATGTGGAGTCGATTGGCAGTGGCCCTGGAGACGCGGTCCATTCCTCGTGGCTGGAGGTGAGCGCGTCCGCGTTGCGGCACAACGTCGCCGTGTTCCGGGCCCTGGAGGGGCAGCAGGGCGCCACGCCGCGCGCGCTGGGTGTGGTTCTGAAGGGCAACGCCTACGGGCACGGGCTCGCGCAGGTGCTGCCCGCGGTCCACGGCGCGGTGGACCTCCTCTATGTGATTGCGCCGCAGGACGCCCTGAAGGTGCGCGAGTACGAGCGGGCCCAGGGGCTTTCGCCCCGGCAGGTGCTCGTCCTGGGGGCGGTGGCGCCCGAGGAAGCGGTGGTGCTGGCGCGCGAGGGCGTGGACGTGGTGGTGGCGGACCGTGGCTGGGCGGACGCGGTGCCGGTGTTGCGCGCGGCGAAGCTGGAGCGCCCCCTGCGGGCCCACGTCCACATCGACACGGGCCTGGGGCGCGAGGGGTTCACGCTGGAAGGGCTGCCCACCGAGTCCCGCTTCCTGGTGGAGGCGCGCGACGTGCTGGAGGTGGTGGGCGCGCTCAGTCACTTCGCCAACACGGAGGACGTGACGGAGCAGGGCTACGCGCTGGCGCAGGTGGAGGCCTTCGAGAAGGGCCTGGCCTTCCTGGCCTCTCAACTGGAGCCGGCCCAGCCTCTGCAACGCCACATCGCCGCGAGCGCCGCTACATTGGTGCTGCCGCGCGCGCGCTACGAGGCGTTGCGCGTGGGCATCTCGCTGTACGGCCTGTGGCCCTCCGCGGAGACGCGGCTGTCGGCGCGGCTGGTGCTGGGCGAGGTGCCAGTGCTCAAGCCGGCGTTGTCGTGGCGGTGCCGCAGCCAGGTGGTGAAGTGGCTGCCCGCGGGCAGCTACGTGGGCTACGGCTGTACGTACCGCTGCCCGGAGCCCACGCGCATCGCGGTGCTGCCGGTGGGGTACTACGACGGATATCCCCGGCTCGCGTCGGGGCAGGCGCACGTGCTGGTGAATGGCCGCCGGTGTCCGGTGCTGGGACGGGTGATGATGAATCACCTCATCGTGGACGTGACGCGCGCCACGTCCGACGAGCGCCCGGTGACGGCCACGCTGCTGGGCCGTGACGGCGAGGAGGCCGTGCCCGCCGAGTCATTGGCCGGCTGGGCCCAGACGATTCACTACGAGGTCGTCACCCGGCTGGGGGCGCATCTGAAGCGGGTGGTGGTGGCGTAGTCCCCGCGGGCAGGGCGGCCTCCGACGGAGGCTGCACCTTCCAGCGGCGGTGCAGCCACATCCACTGGTCCGGGTGCTTGCGGATGCAGCGCTCCAGCGCGGCCGTCACGCGCGCGGTGTGCTCCGTCATCGGGTCGGCGCACTCCCCCGGCGTGGGCGGGAGGATGGGGCCTTCCACTTCCATCCGGAAGCGCGCGCCGCCTCGGCCGTTGCGCACGGCCATCACCACGAACACCGGCGCCTTGGTCCGCGCCGCCGCCACCGCCATGGCGGGTGTCGTGGAGGCCAGCTTGCCGAAGAAGGGGACGAAGGCCGCGCTCTTCGCGGGCAGCGCCTGGTCCAGCAGCATGAGGGGCGACTCGCCGCGCTTCACGGCTTCGATGATTTCCTGGATGGCGCCACGTGGGTAGATGAGGCCGGCGCCCATGCGCACGCGGTTCTCCGCGATGCGCGTGTTGAGCGCGCCCTTCAGCGGGCGCACCAGCCCGTCCATGGGAACTCCGCGGCGGATGAGCATCTCCCCCAGCAGTTCCCAATTGCCGAAGTGCGCCGTCACCAGCAGCGCGCCTTTGCCCGTGTCCACGCGTGCCTTCAGGGCCCGCCACGCCTCTTCGCCCTCGAGGCCCTGCTCGGCCCAGTCCTTGGGCAACCGGTCGCCCGACGGCAG
This genomic window from Myxococcus hansupus contains:
- the alr gene encoding alanine racemase, with product MAEVNVESIGSGPGDAVHSSWLEVSASALRHNVAVFRALEGQQGATPRALGVVLKGNAYGHGLAQVLPAVHGAVDLLYVIAPQDALKVREYERAQGLSPRQVLVLGAVAPEEAVVLAREGVDVVVADRGWADAVPVLRAAKLERPLRAHVHIDTGLGREGFTLEGLPTESRFLVEARDVLEVVGALSHFANTEDVTEQGYALAQVEAFEKGLAFLASQLEPAQPLQRHIAASAATLVLPRARYEALRVGISLYGLWPSAETRLSARLVLGEVPVLKPALSWRCRSQVVKWLPAGSYVGYGCTYRCPEPTRIAVLPVGYYDGYPRLASGQAHVLVNGRRCPVLGRVMMNHLIVDVTRATSDERPVTATLLGRDGEEAVPAESLAGWAQTIHYEVVTRLGAHLKRVVVA
- a CDS encoding lysophospholipid acyltransferase family protein, which codes for MSVTEPASPPPDALPVTLKPSSAHLLRVVGTPPGRVVGFLTRFVWAFLTWLSPESRDALARFFGNLAYSLGIRRRVALENLAMAMPEKSDAERRDIARGAYINMTRVVLESLPSGDRLPKDWAEQGLEGEEAWRALKARVDTGKGALLVTAHFGNWELLGEMLIRRGVPMDGLVRPLKGALNTRIAENRVRMGAGLIYPRGAIQEIIEAVKRGESPLMLLDQALPAKSAAFVPFFGKLASTTPAMAVAAARTKAPVFVVMAVRNGRGGARFRMEVEGPILPPTPGECADPMTEHTARVTAALERCIRKHPDQWMWLHRRWKVQPPSEAALPAGTTPPPPASDAPPAG
- a CDS encoding metallophosphoesterase; translation: MRTLFIGDVHGCAEELDALLARCDWQPGDRVVLVGDLVAKGPDSAGVVRRARERGFLAVRGNHDAHVLRWHAGRAPRGKKLKPEHQQVLDTLTPEDWAWLEAQPLYRCFPELNVVAVHGGLVPGVPLEAQKEDELLNLRSILPDGTPSKRVDAGAPWASLWTGPELVIFGHDAMRGIQRHPHAVGLDSGCVYGGKLTAYVMPEGRLVSVLARRAYVDVDAH
- a CDS encoding universal stress protein translates to MSIVCATNFSDDARRASTLAAELARKAGTPLWLVHVLNPDSVRAFGKALIGSAEAVLSDEQKRLEKLGAKVEPVLLTGEPAVRVEEFCRERGASLVVASRPPDESQFGGEGGTVDRMAQSLTVPLLVVRDPAPLEAWARGERPLKVLLGVDRSLPFEAARDWVLALGKGGPLDVVGGRVYWPEEEARRLGLNQRMDYGEASPELRQALERESADLVAPLAQAGGRSVRLRVEPGVGRIADHLVELADQEHVDLLVVGTHHRKALGRLWSVSRHALRLARMSVVCVPTQALSVGAETPLPEYREVMVTTDFSETGNRAVAHAFALAAPGGTVHLVHATESKPSLEEEARLREQLSTLVPKAARDRNVRLEIVPGGKDVVATLAQTAERLGVGAIVMGTHGRSGWKRAVLGSVTQSMLVHTDRPVLLVRAPGA